The following proteins come from a genomic window of Orenia metallireducens:
- a CDS encoding spore germination protein produces MFWDKVVGKKKIRNIEEDKKEIDKVELKESVKRNEEIIKDLIGESSDVIFRKFNLAKDEKNPAMLIYIDGLTNTDILNLHIIKPLLSDLKKEDLTKNNIEDQVELITESIVTTHEIKLEKKMDKLITAVLSGDSILLIEGFNQGFIIASKGWDARSISEPTTESVIRGPRDGFTENLRTNTSHIRRRLRDAGLRVKGVAVGERSKTDIAILYIEGIVNPHIVDEIMNRIKSIKVDGILESGYIEQFIEDSPFSPFPQLQHTERPDKAVGNLLEGRVVIVVDGTPFVLIAPAVFEQFYHSPEDYYSRTVIVSLLRVVRVIGLMISLALPALYIALTSFHFEMLPTVFALSIAGGRAQVPLPAYLEAFLMEGIIEILREASVHLPNVIGSTIGIVGGLILGTAAVDAGLVSPAMVIIVALTTIGSFTAPTYSVSNAIRILRFILMILASSFGLYGLVVGLIATSIHMASLKSFGISYLTPYAPSRLEDLKDSIIRFPLWKMNFRPTLMRTKNSKKEENKEEGDKN; encoded by the coding sequence ATGTTTTGGGATAAAGTAGTGGGTAAAAAAAAGATAAGAAATATTGAAGAAGATAAGAAAGAGATAGATAAAGTAGAGTTAAAAGAGAGTGTGAAAAGAAATGAAGAGATTATCAAGGATTTAATTGGAGAGAGTAGTGATGTTATATTTAGAAAATTCAATTTAGCTAAAGATGAGAAAAATCCTGCAATGTTAATATACATAGATGGATTAACTAATACTGATATATTAAATTTACATATTATAAAACCTTTATTAAGTGATTTAAAAAAAGAGGACTTAACTAAAAATAATATTGAAGATCAAGTAGAGTTAATTACAGAATCAATTGTAACGACCCATGAAATAAAGTTAGAGAAGAAGATGGATAAACTAATTACAGCAGTCTTATCCGGAGATTCAATACTATTAATAGAAGGCTTTAATCAAGGATTTATTATTGCTAGTAAAGGTTGGGATGCTAGGTCTATTTCAGAACCAACTACAGAATCGGTTATCCGTGGACCTAGAGATGGTTTTACCGAAAATTTAAGAACGAATACATCACATATTAGAAGAAGATTAAGGGATGCAGGATTAAGAGTTAAAGGGGTTGCTGTTGGTGAAAGGAGTAAGACAGATATAGCTATTCTTTATATAGAGGGTATAGTAAATCCCCATATAGTAGATGAGATAATGAATAGAATTAAATCAATTAAAGTTGATGGAATTCTGGAATCAGGTTATATTGAACAGTTTATTGAAGACAGTCCCTTTTCTCCTTTTCCCCAATTACAGCATACAGAAAGACCTGATAAAGCAGTTGGTAATTTGCTAGAGGGAAGGGTTGTTATAGTTGTAGATGGTACTCCTTTTGTATTAATTGCACCAGCTGTATTTGAACAATTTTACCATTCACCAGAGGATTATTATAGCAGGACTGTAATTGTAAGTTTACTTAGAGTAGTTAGAGTTATTGGTCTTATGATTTCTTTAGCTTTACCTGCTTTATATATAGCATTAACCTCTTTTCATTTTGAAATGCTACCAACAGTTTTTGCACTATCTATTGCTGGAGGGAGGGCACAAGTGCCTTTACCTGCTTATTTAGAAGCGTTTTTAATGGAAGGAATTATTGAGATATTACGTGAAGCTAGTGTTCATTTACCAAATGTTATTGGCTCTACTATAGGTATAGTAGGAGGTTTGATTTTAGGGACTGCAGCAGTTGATGCAGGTCTAGTTAGTCCTGCTATGGTAATTATAGTAGCTTTGACAACGATTGGTTCCTTTACTGCACCTACTTATTCAGTATCTAATGCTATTAGGATTCTACGTTTTATACTGATGATTTTAGCTTCGAGTTTTGGACTATATGGATTAGTAGTAGGATTAATAGCTACTTCTATTCATATGGCTTCTTTGAAATCTTTTGGAATTTCATATCTAACACCTTATGCACCATCAAGGTTGGAAGATTTAAAAGATAGTATTATTAGGTTTCCCCTTTGGAAGATGAACTTTAGACCTACTTTAATGCGGACTAAGAATTCTAAAAAAGAAGAAAACAAAGAAGAGGGTGATAAAAATTAA
- the gyrB gene encoding DNA topoisomerase (ATP-hydrolyzing) subunit B, which yields MEKEINYNAEQIQVLEGLEAVRKRPGMYIGSTSIKGLHHLVYEIVDNSIDEALAGYCDKITVKVQKDDIITVEDNGRGIPVSIHPKMKRPAVEVVMTVLHAGGKFGGEGYKVSGGLHGVGVSVVNALSEWLEVEVKRNGKVYYQRYHRGIPQADLEVIGKTDETGTKVTFKADPEIFEETNYKYSTLSQRLKELAYLNRGIRINIADERKEEEVEDSFEFEGGIISFVKEINNHQDPIHDKVIYFEAESDEAHIEIAMQYNTDYVDKIFTFANNINTHEGGTHLSGFKSALTRTVNDYARKNNLLKDKDENLSGDDIREGLVAIINVKLSDPQFEGQTKTKLGNREIRGIVDSVTSEKLGIFLEENPQIGKIVVDKAVTAARARKAAKKARELTKRKSALSSTSLPGKLADCSSRDPEKSEIYIVEGDSAGGSAKQGRDREFQAILPLKGKILNVEKARLNKILSNDEIRALITALGTGISDEFDLTNARYKKIIIMTDADVDGAHITTLLLTFFYRYMRPLIDEGNIYIAQPPLYKITKGRGEYYVYNDRQLKKLLEEIGNSGISLQRYKGLGEMNPEQLWDTTMDPENRTLKQVQISDAIIADEVFTTLMGDKVQPRREFIQNHAKEVKNLDI from the coding sequence ATGGAAAAAGAGATAAATTATAATGCAGAACAGATACAAGTATTAGAGGGTCTTGAGGCTGTTCGTAAACGTCCAGGAATGTATATTGGAAGTACTAGTATTAAAGGATTACATCATTTAGTCTATGAAATTGTGGACAATAGTATAGATGAAGCTTTAGCAGGTTATTGTGATAAAATCACAGTTAAAGTTCAAAAAGATGATATTATAACAGTTGAAGATAATGGAAGAGGAATTCCTGTCTCTATACATCCAAAGATGAAACGACCAGCTGTGGAAGTTGTAATGACTGTATTGCATGCTGGTGGTAAATTTGGTGGTGAAGGATATAAAGTATCTGGAGGATTACATGGAGTAGGTGTTTCTGTAGTAAATGCTTTGTCTGAATGGCTAGAAGTAGAAGTAAAGAGAAATGGTAAGGTTTATTATCAAAGGTATCATCGAGGTATCCCACAAGCAGATTTAGAAGTAATTGGTAAGACAGATGAAACTGGAACTAAAGTTACTTTTAAAGCAGATCCTGAAATTTTTGAAGAGACTAATTATAAATACAGTACTTTAAGTCAACGTTTAAAAGAGTTGGCATATTTAAATCGTGGTATTAGAATAAATATAGCTGATGAAAGAAAAGAAGAGGAAGTAGAGGATAGCTTTGAATTTGAAGGTGGTATAATCTCTTTTGTTAAAGAGATTAATAATCATCAAGATCCAATTCATGATAAGGTAATCTACTTTGAAGCTGAAAGTGATGAGGCTCATATAGAGATAGCTATGCAATATAATACAGATTATGTTGACAAGATATTTACCTTTGCTAATAATATCAATACTCATGAGGGCGGAACTCATTTAAGTGGATTTAAAAGTGCATTAACTAGAACTGTTAATGACTATGCTAGAAAGAATAATCTACTTAAGGATAAAGATGAAAATCTATCTGGAGATGATATTAGAGAAGGGCTTGTAGCTATAATTAATGTCAAATTATCTGACCCCCAATTTGAAGGTCAAACGAAAACCAAATTAGGTAATAGAGAGATTAGGGGAATAGTTGACTCAGTAACTTCTGAAAAGCTAGGTATATTCTTAGAAGAAAATCCACAGATAGGTAAGATCGTTGTGGATAAAGCAGTGACTGCTGCTAGAGCTAGAAAAGCAGCTAAAAAAGCAAGAGAGCTAACCAAGCGTAAGAGTGCATTATCTAGTACCTCCTTACCAGGTAAATTAGCTGATTGTTCTTCTAGAGATCCTGAGAAAAGTGAAATTTATATTGTTGAGGGTGATTCTGCAGGAGGTTCAGCAAAGCAGGGTCGTGATAGAGAGTTTCAAGCTATCTTACCTTTAAAAGGGAAGATATTGAATGTTGAGAAAGCTAGATTAAATAAAATTTTAAGTAATGATGAGATTAGAGCATTGATTACAGCTTTAGGTACAGGAATTTCTGATGAATTTGACCTAACTAATGCTCGGTATAAAAAGATTATTATCATGACCGATGCTGATGTTGATGGTGCCCATATTACAACATTATTATTGACCTTCTTTTATCGTTATATGAGACCTTTAATTGATGAAGGAAACATCTACATAGCACAACCACCTTTATATAAGATAACTAAAGGTAGAGGAGAATATTATGTTTATAATGATCGCCAATTGAAAAAGTTGTTGGAGGAGATTGGTAATAGTGGTATATCATTACAAAGATATAAAGGGCTAGGAGAGATGAATCCAGAACAGTTATGGGATACTACAATGGACCCTGAAAATAGAACATTAAAACAGGTACAAATTAGTGATGCTATTATTGCTGATGAAGTATTTACAACTTTAATGGGAGATAAAGTTCAGCCAAGAAGAGAATTTATTCAAAACCATGCTAAAGAAGTTAAGAATTTAGATATTTAG
- the remB gene encoding extracellular matrix regulator RemB yields MLHLGAGYIIPAKDVVLIADFESTTHSKKTREFLQVAEEEGFITDFSEGNPKSFIVTDETIYYSMISSSTLSKRVNFAYNLNRDE; encoded by the coding sequence TTGTTGCATTTAGGTGCTGGTTATATTATTCCTGCTAAGGATGTAGTTTTGATAGCTGATTTTGAATCAACAACCCATTCTAAGAAAACTAGAGAATTTTTACAAGTGGCTGAAGAAGAAGGGTTTATTACTGACTTTTCAGAAGGAAATCCAAAATCTTTTATTGTAACTGATGAGACAATCTATTATTCTATGATATCATCTAGTACATTAAGTAAAAGAGTAAACTTTGCTTATAATCTAAACCGTGATGAGTAA
- a CDS encoding GerAB/ArcD/ProY family transporter: MIKINKEGKVTERQFSAIIINTILGVGILTLPRVAVSFADNAGIISVVLASVLSLINLTIIIKLGLRFPNKTIFEYLQIILGKIMGKIIGLFIICYWFIFIALVIRTFSELIVTAVLPKTPIEVVIIIMLLLVAYLSYKDIQVLARVNELYVFIVIIPILFLTILSFKRGHMVYVLPVFRGHSMINILKSAGRSYFSFLGFEVVAIILPFITTRKLSLEYGIKGWLIPSVVSVVVVIASISVFGVFELKNLVWPTFELIKSTQFFALIFERLEVAFIATWVIALFTTASNLLFGIAMGGAQILSLHKHKTLVFFLLPLLYLLALSPRNAYELFNLVDIISIVGLILTTILPIMLLILVQVKGKGGKRVDEESI, from the coding sequence GTGATAAAAATTAATAAGGAAGGAAAGGTAACAGAAAGGCAGTTTTCTGCAATTATAATCAATACTATTCTTGGGGTAGGTATTTTAACTTTACCACGGGTAGCTGTATCTTTTGCAGATAATGCAGGTATTATTTCAGTTGTTTTGGCATCAGTACTTTCTTTAATAAATTTAACTATTATAATTAAGTTAGGATTAAGATTTCCAAATAAAACAATCTTTGAATATTTGCAGATAATTTTAGGAAAAATTATGGGAAAAATTATTGGATTATTTATTATTTGTTATTGGTTTATATTTATTGCACTTGTAATTAGAACTTTTAGTGAATTAATAGTTACAGCAGTTTTACCTAAAACACCTATAGAAGTTGTAATAATAATAATGTTATTACTTGTAGCTTATCTGTCATATAAAGATATTCAAGTATTAGCTAGAGTTAATGAACTATATGTTTTTATAGTTATAATTCCTATTCTCTTCTTAACAATACTTTCCTTTAAAAGAGGGCATATGGTATATGTGTTACCTGTTTTTCGTGGACATAGTATGATAAATATCTTAAAAAGTGCAGGAAGATCATACTTCTCTTTTTTAGGATTTGAAGTAGTAGCTATAATTCTTCCTTTTATTACAACTAGGAAATTATCTCTAGAGTATGGAATTAAGGGGTGGCTAATTCCATCAGTGGTATCGGTTGTAGTTGTAATAGCCTCGATTTCTGTTTTTGGTGTATTTGAATTAAAGAATCTAGTGTGGCCTACTTTTGAACTAATTAAATCTACCCAATTTTTTGCTCTAATTTTTGAAAGATTAGAGGTTGCTTTTATTGCAACATGGGTAATCGCTTTATTTACAACTGCTTCTAATTTACTCTTTGGAATAGCAATGGGAGGAGCACAAATATTAAGCTTACATAAACATAAGACATTAGTTTTTTTCTTATTACCTTTATTATATCTACTTGCTTTATCTCCTAGAAATGCTTATGAATTATTTAATTTGGTTGATATTATCTCAATAGTAGGATTGATATTAACTACTATTTTACCAATTATGCTATTAATATTAGTACAAGTTAAAGGTAAAGGAGGTAAGAGAGTTGATGAAGAAAGTATCTAA
- a CDS encoding Ger(x)C family spore germination protein — protein sequence MKKVSKLIIIILIMNILSGCWDRRDIEATVPVLGVGIDFVEEKDRNLTKSNKVKVTIQVPVPANMEQGEDVVWIISSIGESVAGAIDNLQNKLNQELFFGHLQVVIFSQDIAKEGINKYLNFFRNSPQIRRLSWLLIAEDTAEGIIKSEPKLESIQSIYLAHMLNNGVSTGRIPDIRLGDFFIRLSNPGEQATAVMLKADKEIIDYIGLGIFEGDEFVGSLNQPETLYYQRALGVPNDTSNLVLACDPTTEIDRLTIKMQEVSSKLQPELKDGEIIMKIKLKVEAKVLEQLNKNNLGREEVVYQIERRIENKLKREIDKVIEKTQSKFQSDIWGFGEHVRAHYPNYWNKINWEEEFPKIKIITEVKAYIRQVGMINFTGR from the coding sequence ATGAAGAAAGTATCTAAGCTAATAATTATTATTTTAATAATGAATATATTATCAGGTTGTTGGGATAGAAGGGATATTGAAGCAACTGTCCCAGTGTTAGGTGTAGGGATTGATTTTGTAGAAGAGAAAGATAGAAATTTAACTAAAAGTAATAAAGTAAAGGTGACTATTCAAGTGCCCGTCCCAGCCAATATGGAGCAAGGAGAAGATGTAGTTTGGATAATAAGTAGTATAGGAGAAAGTGTAGCAGGGGCAATAGATAATTTACAAAACAAATTAAATCAGGAATTATTCTTTGGTCATTTACAAGTAGTTATATTTAGTCAAGATATTGCCAAGGAGGGAATTAACAAATATTTAAATTTCTTTAGAAATTCACCTCAGATAAGAAGGCTAAGTTGGCTATTAATTGCCGAGGATACTGCAGAAGGTATAATTAAATCTGAACCAAAGTTAGAAAGTATTCAATCAATTTATCTAGCCCATATGCTTAATAACGGTGTTTCTACAGGTAGAATCCCAGATATAAGGTTGGGAGATTTCTTTATTAGATTATCAAATCCTGGAGAACAAGCTACTGCAGTAATGCTTAAAGCAGATAAAGAGATAATAGATTATATTGGTTTAGGAATATTTGAAGGTGACGAGTTTGTAGGCTCATTAAATCAACCAGAAACTTTATATTATCAAAGAGCACTAGGGGTTCCCAACGATACTAGTAATTTAGTGCTTGCTTGTGACCCAACCACTGAAATTGATCGATTAACAATTAAAATGCAGGAAGTATCCAGTAAATTACAGCCTGAGTTAAAAGATGGTGAAATAATTATGAAAATTAAACTGAAGGTAGAGGCTAAGGTTTTAGAACAACTCAATAAGAATAACTTAGGTAGAGAAGAAGTGGTTTATCAAATTGAGAGACGTATAGAAAATAAATTAAAAAGAGAGATTGATAAAGTGATTGAAAAGACGCAAAGCAAATTTCAATCAGATATTTGGGGATTTGGTGAACATGTTAGAGCACATTATCCCAATTATTGGAACAAAATTAATTGGGAAGAAGAGTTTCCTAAAATTAAAATTATTACAGAAGTGAAAGCCTATATTAGACAAGTTGGTATGATTAATTTCACAGGAAGATAG
- a CDS encoding DUF721 domain-containing protein yields MADLIENILNKTLNKLGIEEKIKEKRALDLWSEINGSEIIKHTEAKYINQGILFVVVDSPVWAHQLLFMKREFISKINSKMGKPIVKDIRFQSGKVFSSNNNEKEEINYKNIELDDLEVQEIFSISNFISDNELKQKFASLLEADIKIKKWKQINEWIPCPECSVLIDPNENKCVICELREKSKKIDINKIEEILTNTPWLSYEEVLNIYPNILQEEFESIKNQLIIKMKVKLDELITDVLKKEVNSKEVKVFVQKYVMLEASVHPDHLNNRLIQKIIGENYMKIYRSL; encoded by the coding sequence ATGGCTGATTTAATTGAAAATATTTTAAATAAAACCTTAAATAAATTAGGAATAGAAGAAAAGATTAAGGAAAAAAGAGCTTTAGATTTATGGTCTGAAATAAATGGTAGTGAAATAATAAAACATACTGAGGCAAAATATATTAACCAAGGAATTTTATTTGTTGTAGTTGATAGTCCAGTTTGGGCTCACCAATTGCTCTTTATGAAAAGAGAGTTTATTAGTAAGATTAATAGCAAAATGGGTAAGCCAATAGTAAAAGATATTAGGTTTCAATCTGGAAAGGTTTTCAGTTCTAATAATAATGAAAAAGAAGAGATAAATTATAAGAATATTGAACTTGATGATTTAGAAGTACAGGAGATTTTTAGTATTTCAAATTTTATTTCTGATAATGAATTGAAGCAAAAGTTTGCTAGTTTATTAGAAGCAGACATAAAGATAAAGAAGTGGAAACAGATAAATGAGTGGATACCATGTCCAGAGTGCTCAGTATTAATTGATCCTAATGAGAATAAATGTGTAATTTGTGAATTAAGGGAGAAGAGTAAAAAGATAGATATAAATAAAATAGAAGAGATACTTACTAATACTCCTTGGCTAAGTTATGAGGAAGTATTAAATATTTATCCAAATATTTTACAAGAAGAGTTTGAAAGTATAAAGAATCAATTAATTATAAAAATGAAAGTAAAATTAGATGAATTAATAACTGATGTTTTGAAAAAAGAGGTTAACTCCAAAGAGGTAAAAGTATTTGTTCAAAAATATGTTATGTTAGAAGCAAGTGTTCATCCAGATCATCTTAATAATAGATTGATTCAGAAAATTATTGGTGAAAATTATATGAAGATATATCGTTCTTTGTAA
- the gyrA gene encoding DNA gyrase subunit A: protein MIEFDNERIKPVDIEDEMQEAYIDYAMSVIVSRALPDVRDGLKPVHRRILYAMHDLGMKPSKPHKKSARIVGEVLGKYHPHGDSAVYDTMVRMAQDFSYRYQLVDGHGNFGSIDGDSAAAMRYTEARMAEITTELLADIHKNTVDFVDNFDGSLQEPSVLPAKIPNLLVNGTSGIAVGMSTNIPPHNLGEVIDGIIAMIENPDIKITDLMKIIKGPDFPTGGIVMGRNAIRRYFETGRGKVKVRGKTEIEELPNDKSQIIITELPYQVNKARLVERIASLVREDKVEGISDLRDESDRRGMRVVIELKRGVNPKITLNQLYKHTRLKVTFGTIMLALVDGEPKVLGIKDVLKYYVEHQKEVVTRRTQYDLDKAEARAHILEGFRIALDNIDRIIKIIRSAEDTVEAQDNLISEFFFSEKQAKAILDMRLHRLTNLERGKIEEEYQGLQERIEYFLSILSDDIKLLGIIQDELLEMKDKYGDERRTEISDEIIDIDTEDLIPEEDIIITLTNDGYIKQLPLDTYRNQRRGGKGIIGIKTKEDDIVQDIYTTSTHDYILFFTDKGRVYRLKGYQIPSAGRQSRGTAIVNLLDIQVDEKITTIITISEFEEERYLFMATKNGIVKKTDLEEYNTNYTGLIALNLDDDDELIDVKLTDGNCDIILGTKKGIAIRFSEDNVRSMGRTARGVKGIDLENDDRVVGMDVVDDDKDLLVITNKGYGKRTPLNKYRSQSRGGKGLITLNRTNNNGELIDIKVVNEDDEIMIITAEGILLRTSVVEISSMGRNTQGVRVMKLNEGDEVVSIGYINNDEEIEEIEEIEEIEEIEEIEEIEEIEEIEE from the coding sequence ATGATAGAATTTGATAATGAACGGATAAAACCAGTAGATATTGAAGATGAGATGCAGGAAGCTTATATTGATTATGCGATGAGTGTAATTGTTTCTAGAGCTTTACCAGATGTTCGTGATGGTTTAAAACCAGTTCATCGTCGTATCTTATATGCAATGCATGATTTGGGAATGAAGCCTTCAAAACCTCATAAAAAATCTGCTAGAATCGTTGGAGAAGTCCTAGGTAAGTATCATCCTCATGGTGATAGTGCTGTTTATGATACAATGGTACGGATGGCTCAAGACTTTTCTTATAGATACCAATTGGTTGATGGTCATGGTAACTTTGGTTCTATTGATGGTGATTCTGCTGCCGCTATGCGTTATACCGAAGCAAGAATGGCTGAAATAACAACGGAATTATTAGCAGATATCCACAAGAATACTGTGGATTTTGTGGATAACTTTGATGGAAGTTTACAAGAACCAAGTGTTTTACCTGCTAAAATACCTAATCTGTTGGTAAATGGTACTTCAGGAATTGCAGTAGGGATGAGTACTAACATTCCACCCCACAATTTAGGAGAAGTTATTGATGGGATAATTGCTATGATTGAGAACCCTGATATTAAGATTACTGATTTAATGAAGATTATTAAAGGACCTGATTTTCCAACTGGTGGCATTGTTATGGGACGGAATGCTATCAGAAGATATTTTGAAACTGGTAGAGGAAAGGTAAAGGTTAGAGGTAAGACAGAGATTGAGGAGTTACCTAATGATAAATCTCAAATCATTATAACAGAACTTCCTTATCAAGTTAATAAGGCTAGATTAGTTGAAAGGATAGCTAGTTTAGTAAGAGAGGATAAGGTAGAGGGGATCTCAGACTTACGTGATGAGTCTGATAGGCGAGGAATGAGAGTTGTTATCGAGTTAAAAAGGGGAGTAAATCCTAAAATTACCTTAAATCAATTATATAAACATACTAGATTAAAGGTTACTTTTGGTACTATTATGCTAGCTTTGGTAGATGGAGAGCCTAAGGTATTAGGAATTAAAGATGTATTAAAATACTATGTAGAACATCAAAAAGAAGTAGTTACTAGAAGAACACAATATGATCTAGATAAAGCAGAAGCACGAGCACATATTTTAGAAGGATTTAGAATTGCTTTAGATAATATTGATCGAATCATTAAGATTATTCGTTCTGCTGAAGATACTGTTGAAGCTCAAGATAACCTAATAAGTGAATTTTTCTTCTCTGAAAAACAAGCTAAGGCTATTTTGGACATGAGATTACATCGCTTAACTAATTTAGAGAGAGGTAAGATTGAGGAAGAGTATCAAGGTTTACAGGAAAGAATAGAATATTTCCTATCAATCTTATCTGATGATATAAAATTATTAGGGATTATTCAAGACGAATTGTTAGAAATGAAAGATAAGTATGGTGATGAACGGCGTACAGAAATTAGTGATGAAATAATCGATATAGATACAGAAGATTTAATTCCAGAAGAGGATATAATAATTACCTTAACTAATGATGGCTATATAAAACAGCTTCCTTTAGATACTTATCGTAATCAACGGCGTGGAGGAAAAGGTATAATCGGTATTAAGACAAAGGAAGATGATATAGTTCAGGATATTTATACTACTTCAACCCATGACTATATACTATTTTTCACCGATAAAGGTCGTGTTTATCGACTTAAAGGTTATCAAATTCCGTCTGCAGGAAGACAATCTCGAGGAACTGCAATTGTTAATTTGTTAGATATACAAGTAGATGAGAAGATTACTACTATCATTACTATTTCAGAGTTTGAAGAGGAACGTTATTTATTTATGGCTACTAAAAACGGTATAGTTAAAAAGACTGATTTAGAGGAGTATAATACAAACTATACTGGATTAATTGCCTTAAATTTAGATGATGATGATGAATTAATTGATGTTAAGCTTACTGATGGTAATTGTGATATTATCTTAGGAACTAAAAAGGGAATTGCTATACGTTTCTCAGAAGATAATGTTAGAAGTATGGGACGAACTGCTCGTGGTGTAAAAGGAATTGACCTAGAAAATGATGATAGGGTAGTAGGTATGGATGTTGTAGATGATGATAAAGATTTATTAGTTATTACTAATAAAGGTTATGGTAAGAGAACACCTCTTAATAAATATCGAAGTCAAAGTAGAGGTGGAAAAGGGTTAATTACTCTAAATAGAACTAATAATAATGGAGAGTTAATTGATATTAAGGTTGTTAATGAAGATGATGAGATTATGATTATTACAGCTGAAGGAATTTTATTAAGGACTTCTGTTGTAGAAATCTCCTCTATGGGACGTAATACTCAAGGTGTTAGAGTCATGAAATTGAATGAAGGGGATGAAGTTGTATCTATCGGTTATATAAATAATGATGAAGAGATTGAAGAGATTGAAGAGATTGAAGAGATTGAAGAGATTGAAGAGATTGAAGAGATTGAAGAGATTGAAGAGATTGAAGAATAA
- a CDS encoding sugar ABC transporter substrate-binding protein, with protein MSRKSRIIILMFLILIFGGCQFSVERINPFTIPIKSKSPIVIGISMANIKEDVSKVMKEAIMDYKTKVNADIIWKNANNDITQQEEDIKSLIEQQVDIIIFHAVRTDEQGKKIVKLINQHNIPIIALDRLPEDSKVDAYISADNFKAGQLQTRYLLDQIDKKGNIIILKGDKNINVTDNITIGNKSELKNNEEIKIIKEEFHHNWSRKSAKETVNKILNKNKEINGILANNDNLALGALDAIEGNNMRKKIIVVGADASKEASIAIAKENLAATIDKMPYTMGKKALMVASFILRDIDWNWDRTIKNGEYNIKLIISPVKLIDKYNIEILEDRWGNLPIKE; from the coding sequence ATGAGTAGAAAAAGCAGAATAATAATTTTAATGTTCCTTATCTTAATATTTGGAGGTTGCCAATTCAGTGTAGAAAGAATAAATCCTTTTACAATTCCTATTAAATCTAAAAGTCCAATAGTAATTGGGATTAGTATGGCTAATATAAAAGAGGATGTATCTAAGGTTATGAAAGAAGCAATTATGGATTATAAAACAAAAGTAAATGCAGATATTATCTGGAAAAATGCCAATAATGATATTACTCAACAAGAAGAAGATATTAAATCTCTAATTGAACAGCAGGTAGATATAATTATCTTTCATGCTGTTAGAACCGATGAGCAAGGAAAAAAGATTGTTAAACTAATAAATCAACATAATATTCCTATAATAGCTTTAGATAGGTTACCAGAAGACTCAAAAGTAGATGCTTATATTAGTGCTGATAATTTTAAAGCTGGTCAACTACAAACTCGATACTTACTTGACCAAATAGATAAAAAGGGAAACATTATTATCTTAAAAGGCGATAAAAATATAAATGTAACTGATAATATTACAATAGGAAATAAAAGTGAATTAAAAAATAATGAAGAGATTAAAATAATTAAAGAAGAATTTCATCATAATTGGTCAAGAAAATCAGCTAAAGAAACTGTAAATAAAATTTTAAATAAGAACAAAGAAATTAATGGAATTTTAGCTAATAATGATAACTTAGCTTTAGGTGCTTTAGATGCTATAGAAGGGAATAATATGAGAAAGAAAATAATTGTAGTTGGAGCTGATGCAAGTAAAGAGGCTTCAATAGCTATAGCTAAGGAAAATCTGGCTGCTACTATAGATAAAATGCCATATACTATGGGCAAAAAAGCTTTAATGGTAGCCTCATTTATTCTAAGAGATATAGATTGGAATTGGGACCGTACTATAAAAAATGGAGAATATAATATTAAGTTGATAATTTCTCCTGTTAAATTAATTGATAAATATAATATTGAAATTTTGGAAGATCGCTGGGGAAACTTACCCATCAAAGAATAA